In a genomic window of Onychostoma macrolepis isolate SWU-2019 chromosome 08, ASM1243209v1, whole genome shotgun sequence:
- the pxnb gene encoding paxillin isoform X2, with protein sequence MTPPPPLPPPPTSEALNGSLSPQPDSQHSSQQSLGSAHKGTLSQDSSPPASHTEEDHVYSFPNKQKHSDSSAAAMTSALGSNLSELDRLLLELNAVQQNAPSYSTTEDVAPPLPPCSVAHYIQENGAHPSITLTPAAQDKPQGNGTKGTEDGRPTVESLLNELECSVPSPTPSPCALMSELTDGQVDTPSEQQGRISATSATRELDELMACLSDFKVQGNIMAQGKGPQPQVNKLDNMLGSLQSDLHKLGVQTVAKGVCGACCKPIVGQVVTAMGRTWHPEHFVCTHCQEEIGSRNFFEREGQPYCERDYHHLFSPRCYYCNGPILDKVVTALDRTWHPEHFFCAQCGAFFGPEGFHEKDGKAYCRKDYFDLFAPKCGGCARAILENYISALSALWHPECFVCRECFTPFVNGSFFEHDGQPYCEVHYHARRGSLCSGCQKPITGRCITAMGKKFHPEHFVCAFCLKQLNKGTFKEQNDKPYCQGCFIKLFS encoded by the exons ATGACTCCTCCTCCGCCCCTGCCCCCTCCACCCACATCTGAGGCCCTGAACGGATCGCTGTCCCCGCAGCCGGACTCCCAGCACTCCTCGCAACAG TCTCTGGGCTCTGCTCATAAAGGCACGTTGTCTCAGGACAGCAGTCCACCAGCCTCACATACAGAAGAAGACCACGTTTACAG TTTTCCTAACAAGCAGAAGCACTCAGACTCATCGGCTGCAGCCATGACTTCTGCCCTGGGCAGCAACCTGTCTGAACTGGACCGCCTTCTTCTGGAACTCAACGCTGTACAGCAAAATGCCCCATCTTACTCCACTACAG AAGATGTTGCACCTCCATTGCCACCATGCAGTGTTGCCCACTATATCCAGGAAAATGGAGCCCACCCAAGCATCACACTGACACCAGCAGCCCAGGACAAGCCTCAGGGGAATGGAACGAAGGGGACAGAAGATGGTCGTCCCACTGTGGAAAGTCTTCTGAATGAGTTGGAGTGCTCTGTGCCTTCCCCAAC ACCAAGCCCCTGTGCTCTGATGAGTGAATTGACAGACGGGCAGGTGGACACACCTTCCGAGCAGCAAGGCAGAATATCAGCCACCTCCGCTACACGAGAACTGGATGAGCTCATGGCCTGCCTGTCAGATTTTAAGGTGCAGGgcaat ATTATGGCCCAGGGGAAGGGTCCACAACCACAGGTTAATAAACTGGACAACATGCTGGGCAGTCTTCAGTCTGACCTCCACAAGCTGGGAGTGCAGACGGTTGCTAAGGGAGTGTGTGGTGCCTGCTGCAAACCCATTGTTGGCCAG GTAGTGACTGCCATGGGGCGCACATGGCATCCAGAGCATTTTGTGTGCACACACTGCCAAGAGGAGATTGGTTCCAGAAACTTCTTTGAGAGGGAAGGACAGCCATACTGTGAGAGAGATTACCACCATTTATTCTCTCCGCGCTGCTATTACTGTAACGGACCCATTCTGGAT AAAGTGGTGACGGCGTTAGACAGGACGTGGCATCCTGAGCACTTTTTCTGTGCCCAGTGTGGGGCGTTCTTTGGTCCTGAAG GATTTCATGAGAAGGATGGGAAAGCGTACTGTCGTAAGGACTACTTCGACCTGTTTGCTCCTAAATGTGGCGGTTGTGCTCGTGCCATCCTGGAGAATTACATCTCTGCCCTGAGCGCCCTCTGGCATCCAGAGTGTTTTGTGTGCAGA gagtGCTTCACACCCTTTGTCAATGGCAGTTTCTTCGAGCACGACGGTCAGCCGTACTGTGAGGTTCATTATCACGCCCGCCGCGGTTCGCTGTGTTCCGGCTGTCAGAAACCCATCACGGGCCGCTGCATCACAGCCATGGGCAAGAAGTTTCATCCTGAGCATTTTGTCTGTGCCTTCTGCCTCAAGCAGCTCAACAAGGGCACCTTCAAAGAGCAAAACGACAAGCCTTACTGCCAGGGCTGCTTCATCAAGCTCTTCAGCTAG
- the pxnb gene encoding paxillin isoform X3 encodes MTPPPPLPPPPTSEALNGSLSPQPDSQHSSQQSLGSAHKGTLSQDSSPPASHTEEDHVYSFPNKQKHSDSSAAAMTSALGSNLSELDRLLLELNAVQQNAPSYSTTEDVAPPLPPCSVAHYIQENGAHPSITLTPAAQDKPQGNGTKGTEDGRPTVESLLNELECSVPSPTPSPCALMSELTDGQVDTPSEQQGRISATSATRELDELMACLSDFKIMAQGKGPQPQVNKLDNMLGSLQSDLHKLGVQTVAKGVCGACCKPIVGQVVTAMGRTWHPEHFVCTHCQEEIGSRNFFEREGQPYCERDYHHLFSPRCYYCNGPILDKVVTALDRTWHPEHFFCAQCGAFFGPEGFHEKDGKAYCRKDYFDLFAPKCGGCARAILENYISALSALWHPECFVCRECFTPFVNGSFFEHDGQPYCEVHYHARRGSLCSGCQKPITGRCITAMGKKFHPEHFVCAFCLKQLNKGTFKEQNDKPYCQGCFIKLFS; translated from the exons ATGACTCCTCCTCCGCCCCTGCCCCCTCCACCCACATCTGAGGCCCTGAACGGATCGCTGTCCCCGCAGCCGGACTCCCAGCACTCCTCGCAACAG TCTCTGGGCTCTGCTCATAAAGGCACGTTGTCTCAGGACAGCAGTCCACCAGCCTCACATACAGAAGAAGACCACGTTTACAG TTTTCCTAACAAGCAGAAGCACTCAGACTCATCGGCTGCAGCCATGACTTCTGCCCTGGGCAGCAACCTGTCTGAACTGGACCGCCTTCTTCTGGAACTCAACGCTGTACAGCAAAATGCCCCATCTTACTCCACTACAG AAGATGTTGCACCTCCATTGCCACCATGCAGTGTTGCCCACTATATCCAGGAAAATGGAGCCCACCCAAGCATCACACTGACACCAGCAGCCCAGGACAAGCCTCAGGGGAATGGAACGAAGGGGACAGAAGATGGTCGTCCCACTGTGGAAAGTCTTCTGAATGAGTTGGAGTGCTCTGTGCCTTCCCCAAC ACCAAGCCCCTGTGCTCTGATGAGTGAATTGACAGACGGGCAGGTGGACACACCTTCCGAGCAGCAAGGCAGAATATCAGCCACCTCCGCTACACGAGAACTGGATGAGCTCATGGCCTGCCTGTCAGATTTTAAG ATTATGGCCCAGGGGAAGGGTCCACAACCACAGGTTAATAAACTGGACAACATGCTGGGCAGTCTTCAGTCTGACCTCCACAAGCTGGGAGTGCAGACGGTTGCTAAGGGAGTGTGTGGTGCCTGCTGCAAACCCATTGTTGGCCAG GTAGTGACTGCCATGGGGCGCACATGGCATCCAGAGCATTTTGTGTGCACACACTGCCAAGAGGAGATTGGTTCCAGAAACTTCTTTGAGAGGGAAGGACAGCCATACTGTGAGAGAGATTACCACCATTTATTCTCTCCGCGCTGCTATTACTGTAACGGACCCATTCTGGAT AAAGTGGTGACGGCGTTAGACAGGACGTGGCATCCTGAGCACTTTTTCTGTGCCCAGTGTGGGGCGTTCTTTGGTCCTGAAG GATTTCATGAGAAGGATGGGAAAGCGTACTGTCGTAAGGACTACTTCGACCTGTTTGCTCCTAAATGTGGCGGTTGTGCTCGTGCCATCCTGGAGAATTACATCTCTGCCCTGAGCGCCCTCTGGCATCCAGAGTGTTTTGTGTGCAGA gagtGCTTCACACCCTTTGTCAATGGCAGTTTCTTCGAGCACGACGGTCAGCCGTACTGTGAGGTTCATTATCACGCCCGCCGCGGTTCGCTGTGTTCCGGCTGTCAGAAACCCATCACGGGCCGCTGCATCACAGCCATGGGCAAGAAGTTTCATCCTGAGCATTTTGTCTGTGCCTTCTGCCTCAAGCAGCTCAACAAGGGCACCTTCAAAGAGCAAAACGACAAGCCTTACTGCCAGGGCTGCTTCATCAAGCTCTTCAGCTAG
- the pxnb gene encoding uncharacterized protein pxnb isoform X1 produces MTPPPPLPPPPTSEALNGSLSPQPDSQHSSQQSLGSAHKGTLSQDSSPPASHTEEDHVYSFPNKQKHSDSSAAAMTSALGSNLSELDRLLLELNAVQQNAPSYSTTEDVAPPLPPCSVAHYIQENGAHPSITLTPAAQDKPQGNGTKGTEDGRPTVESLLNELECSVPSPTPSPCALMSELTDGQVDTPSEQQGRISATSATRELDELMACLSDFKVQGNPSSLGSLNSESMFEQTTTIAEIHPPPMTAVSKSLSPTLPAEPRRYSPGLSSPLNFELHIVEDSGEPGAVPPPYSFVPKPSSRLSPPVASSPRFSAEPDLGLDSSIDVSASLLASQVESLVVLSQTITTTTTPGSGDLCSLREGSPSAKLTSYGLKAYSPITKSPSPTSAPVVSRTNERVSPLMTPTSIDLYLSNSEAKPISPMPSLSRSPLPTVYESPSLFLPKAVSPPLILSSPSSVVVPKSPSPKPLSGQLPTGFQPPTYEPSLDDALDKLLAMSFSRPENEAPVTASAASRLASEVHPEVYEETIVAADRNNIHPDTHTESEMGDGLLEDQSDCRSDLDWAEMELKMAYEGPDGSMTPMTEASWMDESLTPSSCPGTPDAQMDLPMLHMAGTMDRISASGHIKSVIRRTKEIQNVHPMYRDGLIRRKMGPLIYHKSNSQDRLIEELQGKLGIARKDRPKKQQPDDWLTEGVIVMSNPKRSREDHNREVDKVDGKDLRIQHILFSLHSIPVKFFCLIALKFSVITCFFHSCFPFLSLSLLLSYRCLPLDNHTS; encoded by the exons ATGACTCCTCCTCCGCCCCTGCCCCCTCCACCCACATCTGAGGCCCTGAACGGATCGCTGTCCCCGCAGCCGGACTCCCAGCACTCCTCGCAACAG TCTCTGGGCTCTGCTCATAAAGGCACGTTGTCTCAGGACAGCAGTCCACCAGCCTCACATACAGAAGAAGACCACGTTTACAG TTTTCCTAACAAGCAGAAGCACTCAGACTCATCGGCTGCAGCCATGACTTCTGCCCTGGGCAGCAACCTGTCTGAACTGGACCGCCTTCTTCTGGAACTCAACGCTGTACAGCAAAATGCCCCATCTTACTCCACTACAG AAGATGTTGCACCTCCATTGCCACCATGCAGTGTTGCCCACTATATCCAGGAAAATGGAGCCCACCCAAGCATCACACTGACACCAGCAGCCCAGGACAAGCCTCAGGGGAATGGAACGAAGGGGACAGAAGATGGTCGTCCCACTGTGGAAAGTCTTCTGAATGAGTTGGAGTGCTCTGTGCCTTCCCCAAC ACCAAGCCCCTGTGCTCTGATGAGTGAATTGACAGACGGGCAGGTGGACACACCTTCCGAGCAGCAAGGCAGAATATCAGCCACCTCCGCTACACGAGAACTGGATGAGCTCATGGCCTGCCTGTCAGATTTTAAGGTGCAGGgcaat CCAAGTTCTTTGGGCTCCCTGAACTCTGAGTCAATGTTTGAGCAAACTACTACCATTGCTGAAATCCACCCTCCTCCTATGACTGCCGTGTCCAAATCCCTGTCCCCTACCCTCCCAGCGGAACCAAGGCGATATTCCCCAGGTCTCTCCTCTCCTTTAAACTTTGAACTGCACATTGTGGAGGATTCTGGTGAACCGGGGGCTGTGCCTCCACCGTACAGTTTTGTCCCAAAGCCTTCCTCTCGACTGTCTCCACCTGTGGCATCCAGTCCTCGTTTTTCTGCAGAACCTGACCTGGGCTTGGATTCTTCCATTGATGTCTCTGCTTCCTTGCTCGCCTCTCAGGTGGAATCTCTAGTGGTTCTGTCTCAGACTATAACCACCACTACCACACCTGGAAGTGGAGACCTTTGTAGTCTCAGGGAGGGAAGTCCTTCTGCTAAATTGACAAGTTATGGGCTGAAGGCCTATTCGCCTATCACCAAGTCTCCTAGTCCAACAAGTGCCCCCGTGGTCAGCAGAACCAATGAAAGAGTTAGCCCATTGATGACCCCAACATCTATTGATCTGTATCTCTCCAACTCTGAAGCAAAACCTATAAGTCCAATGCCATCTCTTTCCAGATCTCCACTTCCAACAGTCTATGAATCACCATCTCTCTTTCTTCCCAAAGCCGTATCACCCCCTCTAATCCTATCCTCTCCCTCGTCTGTAGTGGTTCCCAAGTCTCCAAGCCCAAAACCGTTATCAGGACAGCTTCCCACTGGATTTCAACCACCAACCTATGAGCCATCTCTTGATGATGCCTTGGATAAACTCCTTGCCATGAGCTTCAGCAGGCCTGAGAATGAGGCTCCAGTCACTGCATCAGCGGCCTCACGGCTCGCTTCGGAAGTACATCCAGAAGTCTACGAGGAGACAATAGTAGCAGCGGATCGCAACAACATTCATCCTGATACTCATACAGAGAGTGAAATGGGGGATGGGCTCTTGGAGGATCAGTCGGACTGCAGGAGTGATCTTGACTGGGCTGAAATGGAACTGAAGATGGCCTACGAAGGACCTGATGGCTCCATGACCCCCATGACCGAGGCAAGCTGGATGGATGAGTCTCTTACTCCATCATCTTGCCCTGGAACCCCAGATGCCCAGATGGACCTTCCCATGCTGCATATGGCTGGCACAATGGACAGAATCTCAGCCTCTGGACAC ATCAAATCTGTGATTAGACGTACCAAGGAGATTCAAAACGTCCATCCCATGTACCGAGACGGCCTGATACGTAGGAAGATGGGCCCCCTCATTTACCACAAGAGCAACTCCCAGGACCGGCTCATTGAAGAACTGCAAGGCAAGCTGGGAATTGCCCGTAAGGATCgtccaaaaaaacaacagccGGATGACTGGCTCACAGAAGGCGTCATTGTCATGTCCAACCCCAAACGCTCACGGGAAGACCACAATAGGGAGGTGGATAAGGTAGACGGGAAGGATCTACGGATTCAGCACATTCTGTTTTCACTCCATTCAATTCCTGTAAAATTCTTTTGCTTAATTGCATTGAAGTTCTCTGTAATCACCTGCTTCTTTCATTCCTGCTTtccatttctttctctctctcttcttctttcttATCGGTGTCTTCCTCTAGATAATCATACCTCCTGA